In Thermothelomyces thermophilus ATCC 42464 chromosome 2, complete sequence, a single window of DNA contains:
- a CDS encoding glycoside hydrolase family 72 protein (CAZy_ID 267891), translating to MRASTASIISASLLLGQASAALPPIVMKGSKFFYENGTQFFIKGIAYQQDTTAAGGDSTSTKAVDYKDPLADEAACKRDVPLLKALHTNTIRTYRIDPTADHDACMKLLDEAGIYVISDLSVPGESINRNDPLWDTELYKRYTDVVDSLSKYSNVIGFFAGNEVTNEPNNTQASAYVKAAVRDVKAYIKENVDRWVGVGYAANDDSNIRADIAHYFNCGDQDEAIDFWGYNIYEWCGHKTLETSGYQTQIDFFKNYSVPVFFAEYGCNLPDGAEGRIWEETTALYGKEMTPVFSGGIVYMYFEEENDYGLVKLQGDTAKPMKNYEALESVIAKVNPTGTSMDAYEPTNSPAACPDVSKNWQVKGGSLPPKPDATLCDCMYASLSCVPADDTSTKDYGDIFGYICGKFPDLCAGISGNATEGTYGAYSMCSAKQKLGYVLDQYYKEQGSASDACGFDGKATLQDAKEDDKCSKALASASAANDAATSTGGADSESSSNAAFAAGPMRSGFVLGELAVGLYVLVAMAVGASMVLL from the exons ATGCGTGCCTCGACCGCGTCCATCATTTCGGCCTCGCTCCTCCTGGGGCAGGCCTCGGCCGCTCTTCCGCCCATTGTCATGAAG GGATCCAAGTTCTTCTACGAGAACGGCACCCAGTTCTTCATTAAGGGCATCGCTTACCAGCAGGATACCACCGCTGCCGGCGGTGACTCTACCAGCACCAAAGCCGTCGACTATAAGGACCCTCTCGCCGACGAGGCGGCCTGCAAGCGTGACGTGCCCCTGCTCAAGGCGCTGCACACCAACACCATCCGGACGTACCGCATCGACCCGACGGCCGACCATGACGCGTGCATGAAGCTCCTGGACGAGGCTGGCATCTACGTCATCAGCGACCTGAGCGTGCCGGGCGAGTCGATCAACCGCAACGACCCGCTCTGGGACACGGAGCTGTACAAGCGCTACACCGACGTGGTCGACAGCCTCAGCAAGTACAGCAACGTCATCGGCTTCTTCGCCGGCAACGAGGTGACCAACGAGCCCAACAACACGCAGGCGTCGGCCTACGTCAAGGCGGCCGTCCGCGACGTCAAGGCGTACATCAAGGAGAACGTGGACCGCTGGGTGGGCGTCGGCTACGCCGCCAACGACGACTCGAACATCCGCGCCGACATTGCCCACTACTTCAACTGCGGCGACCAGGATGAGGCCATCGACTTCTGGGGCTACAACATCTACGAGTGGTGCGGCCACAAGACGCTCGAGACGTCGGGCTACCAGACCCAGATCGACTTCTTCAAGAACTACTCGGTCCCCGTCTTCTTCGCCGAGTACGGCTGCAACCTGCCCGACGGCGCCGAGGGCCGCATCTGGGAGGAGACGACGGCCCTGTACGGCAAGGAGATGACGCCCGTCTTCTCGGGCGGCATCGTCTACATGTATTTCGAGGAGGAGAACGACTACGGCCTCGTCAAGCTCCAGGGCGACACGGCCAAGCCGATGAAGAACTACGAGGCCCTCGAGTCCGTCATCGCCAAGGTCAACCCGACGGGCACCTCGATGGACGCCTACGAGCCGACCAACTCGCCCGCCGCCTGCCCGGATGTGTCCAAGAACTGGCAGGTCAAGGGCGGCAGCCTGCCGCCCAAGCCCGACGCGACCCTGTGCGACTGCATGTACGCCTCGCTGTCGTGCGTGCCCGCCGACGACACCAGCACCAAGGACTACGGCGACATCTTCGGCTACATCTGCGGCAAGTTCCCGGACCTGTGCGCCGGCATCAGCGGCAACGCCACCGAGGGCACCTACGGCGCCTACTCCATGTGCAGCGCCAAGCAGAAGCTCGGCTACGTCCTGGACCAGTACTACAAGGAGCAGGGCAGCGCCAGCGACGCCTGCGGCTTCGACGGCAAGGCCACCCTGCAGGACGCCAAGGAGGACGACAAGTGCAGCAAGGCGctcgccagcgccagcgccgcTAACGACGCCGCCACCTCcaccggcggcgccgacagCGAGTCCAGCAGCAACGCCGCCTTCGCCGCCGGGCCCATGCGGTCCGGCTTCGTCCTCGGCGAGCTGGCCGTCGGCCTCTACGTCCTCGTCGCCATGGCCGTTGGCGCGTCCATGGTCCTCCTGTAA
- a CDS encoding INO80-like protein (3|INO80_NEUCR RecName: Full=Putative DNA helicase ino-80. Contains conserved domains DEXDc[smart00487], DEAD-like helicases superfamily. PHA03307[PHA03307], transcriptional regulator ICP4 and HELICc[cd00079], Helicase superfamily c-terminal domain) — MDHFSTVLQRPPHFDEDGSNGAVGSGADRGPRGGLRDILNPVSSTTQAPGTPGASAPPRPQPSFSLRSPTQQPDYHRPNAYTASPSTIGNQPSGSRSILNNPFGSAPAPSLPPPLQAPPSVGSATAPSGLQHPPRSPLHAPPTYYSQDTRDRDSMREKSGTGGFYDPTTDHNREHNRERERRVSETGSWHTSAQTSPPKPRDSYNYSPPSTEYYNNGAYGSSTTAPYRSRSPVAPSRQSPAVGPASPSTRPPVITSPSLRHIQMPSATSNGAASSALPALARTESPAPSSTKTPAASKTPSRAAGVMSFSNILSSSEPFPKPRPTSPILVDDTPVVTERPEKGEKEKKQSRKSIKTSRNSDIRSADSTPKMPRRPAPPKADLTASARVAVKRSANGLPKHKVFSAEKEKKIRELMEQFDADDVDETDFEDEFQAWKERAQRRRQEMNRRDIAQRRARRRDYARIEVEKLQALADLGKGRYYELNYDEALQEVREQELFAEKERKKDMQRKRRREKSMATTMDQRAAALARASAAQDEAERQKYMREAERANKKVQQTKYILQKGLKGPARNLGPIEPNLEGGTMATFSAENMEPGKTKGKGRAGGRLKKSKEQKQAEKESAEAAQAALDAGEELPSKEETAKIRIKFSKSKGTKDDADKENKDVKEPKDKERAADEPKDSLETKFQSKGFNQIYDQIWRDLARKDVNKVFRLATDSYSTKASNLKKTAILASKEAKRWQLKTNKGTKDLQARAKRVMRDMMGFWKRNEREERDLRKAAEKQELENARKEEADREAARQKRKLNFLISQTELYSHFIGKKIKTSEVERSTDHPDVATDDKDRIPEHALDIEEPTGPVGAKVTNFDSLDFDAEDESTLRAAAMANAQNAIAEAQKKARDFNKDEANLDEDGEMNFQNPTGMGDVEIEQPKLLNCQLKEYQLKGLNWLVNLYEQGINGILADEMGLGKTVQSISVMAYLAERYDIWGPFLVVAPASTLHNWQQEITKFVPEFKVLPYWGTAADRKVLRKFWDRKHSTYKKDAPFHVMITSYQLVVSDVAYFQKMKWQYMILDEAQAIKSSQSSRWKCLLGFHCRNRLLLTGTPIQNNMQELWALLHFIMPSLFDSHDEFSEWFSKDIESHAQSNTKLNEDQLKRLHMILKPFMLRRVKKHVQKELGDKIEIDVFCDLTYRQRAMYSSLRNQISIMDLIEKATLGDDDSASLMNLVMQFRKVCNHPDLFERADTSSPFSCGYFAETASFVREGTNVTVGYSTRSLIEYELPRLVWRDGGRLHKAGPDNTTAGFRSKYLDHLMNIWTPDNVRDSLEGTDNFSWLRFADTSLQEVSRAGHQDIFARAVDLATKKNRLAEMKIVYSEPEDQNWTPAHALFQICEREDRKPLAEITEQGVMGDLMNVARSTFRNLGLSRLEQAARVRATAPPIDVSCDSRGSVIERENVLFNAPMRKALFGPTPTEAKAFVTEKVPMELYPAPALLPAPDNEKQRFTNITVPSMRRFVTDSGKLAKLDELLRQLKEGGHRVLLYFQMTRMIDLMEEYLTYRNYKYCRLDGSTKLEDRRDTVADFQTRPEIFIFLLSTRAGGLGINLTTADTVIFYDSDWNPTIDSQAMDRAHRLGQTKQVTVYRLITRGTIEERIRKRAMQKEEVQRVVITGGSSAGGGGVDFSGRRLPENRNRDIAMWLADDEQAEMIERREKELLESGEYDKIQKKRGGKRKRGGDGAAALSLDDMYHEGKSPLFGILRFALRRSRADMASCV; from the exons ATGGATCACTTTTCCACCGTACTGCAGCGACCGCCTCATTTCGATGAGGATGGCAGCAACGGAGCCGTCGGAAGCGGTGCGGATCGAGGTCCACGCGGGGGTTTGCGCGACATCCTGAACCCGGTGAGCTCAACAACACAGGCCCCGGGAACACCTGGGGCGTCTGCGCCGCCTCGACCGCAGCCGTCGTTCAGCTTGCGATCCCCTACCCAACAGCCCGACTACCACCGTCCAAATGCCTACACCGCCTCGCCATCAACGATAGGAAACCAGCCGTCGGGATCCCGCTCAATTCTCAACAATCCCTTTGGATCCGCGCCCGCACCGTCACTGCCGCCACCGTTGCAAGCTCCACCAAGCGTCGGGTCGGCGACGGCACCATCAGGCCTGCAACATCCGCCCCGGTCGCCATTGCACGCGCCTCCGACGTATTATTCTCAAGACACCCGGGATCGTGACTCGATGCGCGAAAAATCCGGAACCGGGGGTTTCTACGATCCAACGACTGACCATAATCGAGAGCATAATCGTGAGCGTGAGCGCAGGGTTTCGGAAACCGGTTCCTGGCACACCAGTGCGCAAACCTCTCCGCCAAAG CCTCGCGACTCATACAATTACTCGCCACCTTCCACGGAGTACTACAACAACGGGGCGTACGGCTCCTCAACAACAGCACCTTATCGATCTCGAAGTCCCGTCGCGCCTTCTCGACAATCTCCAGCGGTGGGACCTGCCAGCCCATCAACTCGACCGCCCGTCATCACGTCCCCAAGTTTGAGGCATATCCAGATGCCGAGCGCAACGTCCAACGGAGCTGCCTCATCGGCGTTGCCGGCGCTGGCACGGACCGAGTCCCCAGCACCCTCCTCAACTAAGACCCCTGCCGCAAGT AAGACGCCGAGTCGCGCAGCGGGCGTCATGTCCTTTTCCAACATCCTCTCGAGTTCCGAGCCATTCCCGAAACCTCGACCGACCTCGCCGATTCTCGTGGACGATACACCAGTGGTGACAGAGAGACCGGAGAAGGgggagaaagagaagaagcAGTCCCGCAAGAGCATCAAGACCTCGCGTAATTCGGACATTCGGAGCGCGGACTCGACCCCCAAGATGCCCCGcaggccggcgccgcccaAGGCCGACCTGACCGCATCAGCACGGGTTGCGGTCAAGAGGTCGGCCAACGGCCTGCCCAAGCACAAGGTCTTCTCTGccgaaaaggaaaagaagatCCGAGAACTCATGGAGCAAttcgacgccgacgacgtcGACGAGACAGATTTTGAAGACGAATTCCAAGCATGGAAAGAACGCGCCCAACGCCGCCGGCAGGAAATGAACCGTCGAGATATCGCCCAGCGTCGAGCCCGGCGGCGCGACTACGCCCGCATTGAGGTCGAGAAGCTTCAAGCACTTGCCGACCTCGGTAAGGGACGCTACTACGAGCTCAACTACGACGAAGCGCTCCAGGAGGTGAGGGAACAGGAGCTGTTCGCCGAGAAAGAGCGGAAGAAAGACATGCAGCGCAAGAGGCGGCGTGAGAAGTCGATGGCGACAACCATGGATCAACGGGCCGCAGCACTGGCAAGAGCTTCCGCCGCACAGGACGAGGCCGAACGTCAAAAGTATATGCGTGAGGCGGAGCGTGCGAACAAGAAGGTTCAGCAAACCAAGTATATCCTTCAGAAAGGCCTCAAGGGTCCCGCGCGCAACCTTGGCCCAATCGAACCGAACCTCGAAGGTGGCACCATGGCGACTTTCTCCGCCGAGAACATGGAACCAGGCAAGACAAAAGGCAAGGGCCGAGCTGGAGGCAGGCTCAAGAAATCGAAGGAGCAGAAGCAAGCCGAAAAGGAATCTGCCGAAGCTGCCCAAGCCGCGCTGGATGCTGGTGAAGAACTTCCAAGCAAGGAAGAGACGGCCAAGATCCGCATCAAGTTCAGCAAGTCAAAGGGAACCAAGGACGACGCCGACAAGGAGAACAAGGACGTCAAGGAACCCAAGGACAAGGAGCGAGCTGCCGATGAACCAAAGGATTCGCTCGAGACCAAGTTCCAGTCCAAGGGGTTCAATCAAATATACGACCAGATTTGGCGCGACCTGGCAAGGAAAGATGTGAACAAGGTATTCAGGCTTGCTACTGATTCCTACTCAACCAAGGCGTCCAATCTCAAGAAGACTGCCATCCTGGCGTCCAAGGAAGCGAAGCGGTGGCAACTCAAGACCAACAAGGGCACCAAGGACCTGCAGGCGCGTGCTAAGCGTGTCATGCGTGACATGATGGGCTTCTGGAAGCGGAACGAGCGTGAAGAGCGTGACCTGCGCAAGGCTGCTGAGAAACAGGAGCTTGAGAACGCTCGGAAGGAGGAAGCCGATCGCGAAGCTGCCCGCCAGAAGAGGAAACTCAACTTCCTCATTTCGCAGACCGAGCTGTACTCTCACTTCATCGGCAAGAAGATCAAGACGAGCGAGGTCGAGCGTAGCACCGATCATCCTGATGTGGCCACGGATGACAAGGACAGGATCCCAGAGCACGCCCTCGACATTGAGGAGCCCACCGGTCCTGTTGGCGCCAAAGTCACCAATTTCGATAGCCTGGATTTTGATGCCGAGGATGAGTCGACgctccgcgccgccgccatggccAATGCACAGAATGCCATTGCCGAGGCCCAGAAGAAGGCACGCGACTTCAACAAGGACGAAGCCAACCTCGACGAGGATGGAGAGATGAACTTCCAGAACCCCACTGGTATGGGCGACGTCGAGATCGAGCAACCCAAGCTGCTCAATTGCCAGCTCAAGGAGTACCAGCTCAAGGGTCTCAACTGGCTTGTCAACTTGTACGAGCAGGGCATCAACGGCATTCTTGCCGACGAGATGGGTCTTGGCAAGACGGTGCAGTCGATATCCGTCATGGCCTACCTGGCTGAGAGATACGACATCTGGGGCCCCTTCCTTGTCGTCGCCCCTGCATCAACCCTGCACAACTGGCAGCAAGAGATCACCAAGTTTGTGCCCGAGTTCAAGGTGCTTCCCTACTGGGGTACCGCGGCAGACCGTAAGGTGCTGCGCAAGTTCTGGGATCGCAAACATTCGACCTACAAAAAGGACGCCCCGTTCCATGTCATGATTACCTCTTACCAGCTCGTCGTCTCCGATGTCGCATACTTCCAGAAGATGAAGTGGCAGTACATGATTTTGGACGAGGCACAGGCTATCAAGAGCTCACAGAGCTCGCGGTGGAAGTGCCTGTTGGGTTTCCACTGTCGAAACAGGTTGTTGCTGACGGGTACCCCCATCCAGAACAACATGCAGGAACTTTGGGCGCTCCTTCACTTTATCATGCCGTCGCTGTTTGACTCCCACGACGAGTTCAGCGAGTGGTTCTCCAAGGACATTGAGTCCCACGCCCAAAGCAACACCAAGCTGAATGAGGATCAGCTCAAACGTCTGCACATGATCTTGAAGCCGTTCATGCTCCGCCGCGTCAAGAAGCATGTCCAAAAAGAACTCGGCGACAAGATCGAGATCGACGTGTTCTGCGACCTCACGTACCGCCAGCGGGCCATGTACTCGAGTCTGCGGAATCAGATTAGCATCATGGACCTCATAGAGAAGGCGACCCTCGGCGACGATGACTCGGCTAGCCTCATGAACCTCGTCATGCAGTTCCGCAAGGTCTGCAACCACCCAGATCTCTTTGAGCGCGCTGATACCTCGTCGCCTTTCTCCTGTGGCTATTTTGCCGAGACAGCTTCGTTCGTTCGGGAGGGGACAAATGTCACTGTGGGCTACTCTACGCGCAGCTTGATTGAATACGAACTGCCTCGTCTCGTCTGGCGTGATGGCGGGCGATTGCACAAAGCGGGACCTGACAATACGACCGCCGGTTTCCGCAGCAAGTACCTGGACCATTTGATGAACATCTGGACGCCCGACAACGTTCGCGATAGCCTGGAGGGCACCGACAACTTTTCATGGCTGCGCTTTGCCGACACCAGCTTGCAAGAAGTTTCCCGTGCCGGCCATCAGGATATCTTCGCTCGCGCGGTAGATCTTGCCACGAAGAAGAACCGGTTGGCGGAGATGAAAATCGTGTACAGCGAGCCCGAGGACCAGAACTGGACTCCCGCACACGCACTATTCCAGATCTGCGAGCGCGAAGACCGCAAGCCACTGGCAGAGATTACCGAGCAAGGGGTGATGGGTGACCTCATGAACGTGGCGCGCTCTACATTCCGTAATCTCGGGCTCAGTCGCCTTGAACAGGCGGCACGAGTGCGCGCCACTGCGCCGCCCATCGACGTTTCGTGCGACAGCCGCGGCTCAGTTATTGAGCGTGAGAACGTCCTGTTCAACGCACCCATGCGCAAGGCGCTGTTCGGCCCGACACCCACCGAGGCCAAGGCTTTCGTTACTGAGAAGGTTCCTATGGAGTTGTATCCGGCCCCTGCTCTGTTGCCAGCCCCGGACAATGAGAAGCAGAGATTCACCAACATCACGGTGCCATCCATGCGCCGGTTTGTCACCGATTCTGGCAAGCTAGCCAAATTGGATGAGCTCTTACGCCAGTTGAAGGAGGGCGGCCACCGTGTCCTTCTCTACTTCCAGATGACCCGAATGATCGATCTGATGGAGGAATACCTCACGTATCGCAATTACAAGTACTGCCGTCTTGACGGTTCTACGAAGCTCGAAGACAGACGTGATACTGTCGCCGACTTCCAGACCCGGCCGGAGATCTTCATCTTCCTGCTCTCCACTCGCGCGGGCGGACTCGGTATCAACCTTACCACCGCCGACACGGTCATCTTCTATGACTCGGATTGGAACCCGACGATCGACTCCCAGGCCATGGACCGCGCCCATCGTCTCGGCCAGACAAAGCAAGTCACTGTTTACCGGCTCATCACACGCGGCACCATCGAGGAGCGTATCCGGAAGCGCGCCATGCAGAAGGAGGAGGTTCAGCGCGTCGTCATTACGGGCGGTTCGTCGgcgggtggcggcggcgtcgactTCTCGGGCCGTAGGTTGCCCGAGAACCGCAACCGCGACATCGCCATGTGGCTCGCAGACGACGAGCAGGCCGAGATGATCGAGCGGCGTGAGAAGGAGCTGCTCGAAAGTGGCGAGTATGACAAGATACAGAAGAAGCGCGGTGGCAAGCGCAAGCGTGGTGGCGACGGAGCGGCAGCACTCAGTCTGGATGATATGTACCACGAAGGTAAGTCACCTCTTTTTGGTATTCTTCGATTCGCTCTCAGAAGGTCACGAGCTGACATGGCATCTTGCGTTTAA